From Vibrio aerogenes, a single genomic window includes:
- the rpsT gene encoding 30S ribosomal protein S20, which yields MANSKSAKKRAIQAEKRRQHNASRRSMMRTYMKKTVAAIEAGDKEAATAALAAVTPILDRMATKGLIHKNKAARHKSRFAAAIKAL from the coding sequence TTGGCAAATAGTAAATCTGCTAAGAAGCGCGCTATCCAGGCCGAGAAACGTCGTCAGCATAATGCTAGTCGTCGTTCAATGATGCGCACTTACATGAAAAAAACTGTTGCAGCTATTGAAGCTGGCGACAAAGAAGCTGCTACAGCGGCACTTGCTGCAGTAACACCGATTCTGGATCGTATGGCAACTAAAGGCCTTATTCATAAGAATAAAGCAGCCCGTCATAAGTCCCGTTTCGCGGCAGCAATCAAAGCACTTTAA
- the murJ gene encoding murein biosynthesis integral membrane protein MurJ, producing MTLISRVLGLVRDIVVANLMGAGVSADVFFFANRIPNFLRRLFAEGAFSQAFVPVLTEYHAKDDMNETRMLIAKASGTLGVLVTIVTLAGVLGSGVVTAVFGAGWYLDWLNDGPSAAKFELASLLLKITFPYLWFITFVALSGAILNTLGKFAVSSFTPVFLNIMIIGAALFISPHIRQPEIGLAIGVFLGGMIQFLFQIPFLIKAGVFVRPRWGWRDPGVVKIRTLMIPALFGVSVSQINLLFDTLIASFLQTGSISWLYYSDRLLEFPLGLFGIAIATVILPALSRNYVNDQNDGFARTMDWGVRMVCFLGMPAMLGLAALSKPMLMVLFMRGEFSVSDVEHASLSLMAYASGLLSFMLIKILAPGYYSRQDTKTPVKYGIVAMISNMFFNAVFAYFFGYVGLAMATALSALINMALLYRGLHIAGVYQLHMNTVVFIMKLAISGIMMSVFLYVMLDEIIYWLNWGIWRRGLTLAGLIVSGALVYVISCWISGIRFRHIIPRESGVRDVGEIKDDR from the coding sequence ATGACTTTGATATCCCGGGTTCTTGGACTGGTCAGGGATATTGTTGTGGCAAATCTGATGGGAGCGGGTGTCAGTGCTGATGTATTCTTCTTTGCCAACAGAATTCCCAATTTCTTAAGGCGTTTATTTGCTGAAGGTGCCTTCTCCCAGGCTTTTGTTCCGGTTTTAACAGAATATCATGCCAAAGATGATATGAATGAAACACGGATGTTGATTGCAAAAGCCTCCGGTACACTTGGGGTACTGGTTACTATTGTTACGCTGGCAGGTGTTCTGGGATCGGGTGTTGTCACCGCAGTGTTTGGTGCAGGATGGTATCTTGACTGGTTAAATGATGGCCCTTCAGCGGCTAAATTTGAGCTGGCAAGTTTATTATTAAAAATCACTTTCCCATACTTATGGTTCATCACATTTGTTGCCCTATCCGGTGCGATATTGAATACGCTGGGGAAATTTGCCGTTTCTTCATTTACTCCGGTTTTCTTAAATATCATGATTATTGGGGCGGCCTTATTTATATCACCTCATATCAGGCAACCAGAGATTGGTTTAGCCATCGGTGTTTTTCTGGGGGGAATGATCCAGTTTTTATTTCAGATTCCTTTTTTAATCAAGGCAGGTGTTTTTGTTCGCCCCCGTTGGGGATGGCGTGATCCTGGCGTTGTGAAAATCAGAACACTCATGATTCCGGCATTGTTTGGGGTCTCGGTCAGTCAAATCAATCTGTTGTTTGATACTTTAATAGCCAGTTTCCTTCAGACTGGGTCAATCAGCTGGTTATATTATTCAGATCGTTTGCTCGAATTTCCTCTGGGGCTGTTTGGTATTGCAATTGCGACGGTCATTTTACCTGCATTATCCCGTAATTATGTAAACGATCAGAATGACGGCTTTGCCAGAACAATGGATTGGGGCGTTCGGATGGTTTGCTTTTTGGGGATGCCAGCAATGCTTGGACTGGCTGCACTGTCAAAACCAATGCTGATGGTTTTATTTATGAGAGGGGAGTTTTCTGTGTCTGATGTTGAGCATGCCTCTTTATCGTTAATGGCATATGCTTCCGGGTTGCTCAGCTTTATGCTGATAAAAATACTGGCCCCAGGATATTATTCTCGTCAGGATACAAAAACTCCCGTCAAATATGGTATCGTTGCGATGATATCTAACATGTTTTTTAATGCAGTTTTTGCATACTTTTTTGGCTACGTTGGCCTTGCCATGGCAACGGCCTTATCCGCGTTGATTAACATGGCTTTGCTATACCGGGGATTACATATTGCGGGTGTATATCAGCTGCATATGAATACAGTTGTTTTCATTATGAAGCTCGCCATATCCGGTATCATGATGAGTGTCTTTTTGTATGTGATGCTGGATGAAATCATATACTGGTTAAACTGGGGAATATGGAGAAGGGGCCTGACTCTGGCTGGTCTGATTGTCTCCGGAGCTTTAGTTTATGTTATTTCCTGCTGGATTTCCGGCATTCGTTTCAGGCATATCATTCCCAGAGAATCAGGTGTTCGGGATGTTGGTGAAATAAAGGATGACAGATGA
- the ribF gene encoding bifunctional riboflavin kinase/FAD synthetase produces the protein MELIRGIHNLRTQPYGCVLTIGNFDGVHLGHQHVLRLVTEKAKSLKISSVVMTFEPQPLEVFAKENAPARLTRLRDKYVQLSKLAIDRLLCVNFNEQFAQIEPESFIHDLLVKRLGVKFLVVGDDFCFGKARRGDFDMLKQAGKKFGFDVVSSHSFCLDELRVSSTAIRDALAQNNLQAAREMLGRNYSISGRVSHGRKLGRTIGFPTANIPLKRCVSPVSGVYVVQVKGVSGKVVSGIANIGQRPTVNGVRQQLEVHLFDYQGDLYGKQLEVALLHKIRDEFKFASFEALKQQIESDAEAARVWLLQYAG, from the coding sequence ATGGAATTGATCCGCGGTATCCATAATTTGAGAACACAGCCATATGGCTGTGTTTTGACAATTGGTAATTTTGATGGTGTCCATTTGGGACATCAACATGTGCTTCGTCTGGTGACAGAGAAAGCAAAGTCGCTGAAGATATCTTCTGTTGTCATGACATTTGAGCCTCAGCCATTAGAAGTCTTTGCAAAAGAAAACGCACCCGCCCGTTTAACACGCTTACGGGATAAGTATGTTCAGCTGAGTAAGCTGGCTATTGATCGCTTATTGTGTGTTAATTTTAACGAACAATTCGCACAAATTGAGCCTGAGTCTTTTATTCATGACTTGTTGGTGAAGCGTTTGGGTGTTAAGTTTCTGGTCGTTGGAGATGACTTTTGTTTTGGAAAGGCCCGGCGTGGCGACTTTGACATGCTGAAACAAGCCGGGAAGAAGTTTGGTTTTGATGTGGTCAGCTCGCATAGCTTTTGCCTTGATGAACTACGTGTCAGCAGCACTGCAATTCGCGATGCACTGGCTCAGAACAATCTTCAGGCAGCAAGAGAAATGTTGGGCAGAAACTATAGTATTAGTGGCCGGGTTTCTCATGGAAGAAAATTAGGTCGCACAATTGGCTTCCCTACGGCAAACATACCGCTTAAACGTTGTGTTTCTCCAGTCAGCGGTGTCTATGTTGTACAGGTTAAGGGCGTGTCCGGGAAAGTTGTTTCCGGGATCGCTAATATTGGCCAGCGTCCGACTGTTAATGGTGTCAGACAGCAGCTTGAGGTGCATTTATTTGACTATCAAGGTGATTTATATGGCAAGCAGTTGGAAGTGGCACTTTTACATAAGATTCGTGACGAGTTTAAATTCGCTTCATTTGAAGCGTTAAAGCAACAAATTGAATCAGATGCAGAAGCAGCAAGGGTGTGGCTGCTTCAATATGCAGGTTAA
- the ileS gene encoding isoleucine--tRNA ligase, translating to MSEYKDTLNLPETGFPMRGNLAKREPEMLKRWYEKDLYGEIRKAKKGKKSFVLHDGPPYANGDIHIGHALNKILKDIIIKSKTLSGFDAPYVPGWDCHGLPIELMVEKKVGKPGQKVTAAEFREKCREYAAGQVEGQKESFKRLGILGEWDKPYRTMDFATEANIIRALGKIADKGHLLKGFKPVHWCTDCGSALAEAEVEYKDKVSPSIDVRFKAADEAALLAKFALNEGHEGEGELSIVIWTTTPWTLPANRAVCLRDDLEYVLIQVEANSETDQIAERIIVASELAKDVMDRAGIAHFHNLGFAKGSDLELSRFRHPFYDFTVPAILGEHVTTDSGTGVVHTAPGHGQEDFVVGQKYDLEVANPVGSNGVFLPDTELFAGQHVFKANDAVISVLEEKGALLHHHAYEHSYPHCWRHKTPIIFRATPQWFVSMDQSGLRNKALGAIQDVQWIPDWGQNRIEAMIEGRPEWCISRQRTWGTPIALFVHKETAELHPDTVALIEKVALLVEEKGIQAWWDLEPATLLSPEDAEQYEKVLDTLDVWFDSGVTHYAVVDSREEFNGQPADMYLEGSDQHRGWFQSSLISSIAMKDKAPYKQVLTHGFTVDGQGRKMSKSIGNTVAPKDVVNKLGADILRLWVASTDYTGEVAVSDEILKRSADAYRRIRNTARFLLSNLNGFNPETDLVPVQDMIALDKWAVSQALAAQEEIIQSYDTYNTHAVVQRLMHFCSIEMGSFYLDVIKDRQYTAKRGGHAQRSCQTALFYIVEALVRWMAPVMSFTADEIWSEMPEKQADGESRDTFVFTAEWYNGLVGLEDGEAFDNAFWSEIQHVRGAVNKLLESARSEKTIGGSLQAEVILFADDKLAEQLEQLEDELRFVLLTSKATVKPLAEKSSGAHETEVDGLFVEVMATEYEKCERCWHHTSDVGSVEGHEHICGRCVSNVEGDGEIRKFA from the coding sequence ATGAGTGAATATAAAGATACCCTGAATTTACCTGAAACAGGGTTTCCAATGCGTGGCAATCTGGCTAAACGCGAGCCGGAAATGCTGAAGCGCTGGTACGAAAAAGATTTATACGGTGAGATCCGTAAAGCGAAAAAAGGCAAGAAATCTTTTGTATTACATGATGGTCCTCCATATGCCAATGGAGATATTCATATTGGTCACGCATTAAATAAGATTCTTAAAGACATTATTATTAAATCCAAAACACTTTCTGGGTTTGACGCACCTTATGTCCCCGGATGGGACTGTCACGGGCTTCCTATTGAACTTATGGTTGAAAAAAAAGTAGGCAAACCTGGTCAAAAAGTGACAGCAGCAGAGTTTCGTGAAAAATGTCGCGAATACGCCGCGGGTCAGGTAGAAGGGCAGAAAGAGAGCTTTAAGCGCCTTGGCATTCTTGGTGAATGGGATAAACCTTATCGCACAATGGATTTTGCGACTGAAGCAAACATTATTCGTGCATTGGGAAAAATTGCCGATAAAGGGCACTTACTCAAAGGGTTTAAGCCTGTCCACTGGTGTACCGACTGTGGTTCTGCATTAGCTGAAGCGGAAGTTGAATATAAAGATAAGGTATCTCCCTCTATCGACGTTCGTTTCAAAGCAGCAGATGAAGCGGCGTTGCTGGCTAAGTTTGCCTTGAATGAAGGTCATGAAGGTGAAGGTGAACTTTCCATTGTCATCTGGACTACGACCCCATGGACGTTACCTGCAAACCGGGCAGTATGTTTACGTGATGACCTTGAATATGTGTTGATTCAGGTTGAAGCTAATTCTGAAACAGACCAGATTGCTGAAAGAATCATTGTGGCTTCAGAGCTGGCTAAAGATGTAATGGATCGGGCTGGAATTGCTCATTTCCACAATCTTGGTTTTGCGAAAGGTTCTGATTTGGAGTTAAGCCGCTTCAGGCATCCTTTTTATGATTTTACTGTGCCAGCTATTCTGGGTGAACATGTAACGACTGATTCAGGGACCGGGGTTGTTCATACTGCACCGGGCCATGGTCAGGAAGATTTTGTCGTTGGGCAGAAGTATGACCTTGAAGTTGCAAACCCCGTTGGTTCGAATGGTGTCTTTCTTCCTGATACTGAGTTATTTGCAGGGCAACACGTCTTCAAAGCAAATGATGCGGTTATTTCTGTATTAGAAGAAAAAGGCGCACTTTTACATCATCATGCATATGAACATAGTTATCCTCATTGCTGGCGTCATAAAACACCAATTATTTTCAGAGCCACTCCGCAGTGGTTTGTTTCAATGGATCAGTCTGGATTGAGGAACAAAGCTTTAGGTGCAATTCAGGATGTTCAGTGGATTCCTGACTGGGGACAAAACCGGATCGAAGCGATGATCGAAGGGCGTCCAGAGTGGTGTATTTCCAGACAGCGTACCTGGGGAACGCCGATTGCGTTATTTGTTCATAAAGAAACGGCTGAACTGCATCCCGATACTGTGGCTCTGATTGAAAAAGTGGCGTTGTTAGTTGAAGAAAAAGGGATCCAGGCATGGTGGGATTTGGAACCTGCGACTTTGCTTAGCCCTGAAGATGCAGAACAATATGAAAAAGTACTGGATACACTGGATGTGTGGTTTGATTCCGGTGTGACCCACTATGCGGTTGTTGATAGCCGTGAAGAGTTCAATGGTCAACCCGCAGATATGTATCTCGAAGGTTCGGATCAGCACCGCGGCTGGTTCCAGTCGTCTTTGATTTCATCGATTGCGATGAAAGATAAAGCACCATACAAGCAAGTCTTGACGCATGGTTTTACCGTTGACGGACAAGGGCGGAAAATGTCCAAGTCTATCGGTAACACGGTTGCACCAAAAGATGTTGTGAACAAGCTGGGTGCTGATATTCTGCGCCTTTGGGTTGCATCGACAGATTATACCGGTGAAGTTGCTGTGTCTGATGAGATACTGAAGCGTAGTGCTGATGCATACCGGAGAATCCGTAATACAGCACGTTTCCTGCTGTCTAATCTGAACGGTTTTAACCCTGAAACGGATTTGGTTCCGGTACAGGATATGATTGCATTAGACAAATGGGCTGTGAGCCAGGCATTAGCTGCTCAGGAAGAGATCATTCAATCATATGATACGTATAATACACATGCGGTTGTACAGCGATTGATGCATTTCTGCTCAATTGAAATGGGTTCTTTCTATCTTGATGTCATTAAGGATCGTCAGTATACAGCCAAGCGTGGTGGTCACGCTCAGCGGAGCTGTCAGACGGCACTGTTTTACATTGTTGAAGCTTTAGTTCGCTGGATGGCGCCGGTTATGTCATTTACTGCGGATGAAATCTGGTCTGAGATGCCAGAGAAACAAGCTGATGGTGAATCACGGGATACCTTTGTTTTTACTGCTGAATGGTACAATGGACTGGTTGGTCTTGAAGATGGTGAAGCATTTGATAATGCTTTCTGGTCTGAGATTCAACATGTTCGTGGTGCTGTGAATAAGTTACTTGAGTCTGCGCGTAGTGAAAAAACTATTGGTGGCTCTTTGCAGGCCGAAGTTATCCTGTTCGCGGACGATAAGCTGGCAGAACAACTGGAACAACTTGAGGATGAGCTGCGTTTTGTTCTGTTGACCTCAAAAGCGACAGTGAAGCCACTTGCCGAAAAATCTTCAGGTGCACATGAAACAGAAGTGGATGGGTTATTTGTTGAGGTGATGGCAACTGAATATGAAAAATGTGAGCGTTGCTGGCATCATACGTCAGATGTGGGCTCGGTTGAAGGCCATGAACATATCTGTGGACGTTGTGTATCGAACGTTGAAGGTGATGGCGAAATCAGAAAATTTGCGTAA
- the lspA gene encoding signal peptidase II, with translation MKMTELTLKNSGLRWLWLAALVFVLDISVKYLVMSNMGYGLTHRVEVLPFFNLLYVHNHGAAFSFLSDQSGWQRWLFAGIAFGVVFLLLYWMRKQPASEKWSNIAYAMIIGGAVGNVFDRIVHGYVVDYLDFYWKDYHWPAFNLADSSICIGAAMLILDGFRKK, from the coding sequence ATGAAAATGACTGAACTTACATTGAAAAACTCAGGTCTACGCTGGCTGTGGCTGGCAGCCTTGGTTTTTGTACTGGATATTTCTGTAAAATATCTGGTCATGAGCAATATGGGATATGGCCTGACACATCGTGTCGAGGTGCTTCCGTTTTTCAACCTGTTATATGTTCATAACCATGGTGCCGCATTCAGTTTTTTGAGTGATCAATCCGGATGGCAGCGATGGCTCTTTGCCGGGATCGCATTTGGCGTTGTATTCCTTCTGCTTTATTGGATGAGAAAACAACCAGCTTCAGAAAAGTGGAGTAACATAGCATATGCTATGATCATTGGCGGTGCTGTCGGAAATGTTTTTGATCGGATAGTTCATGGATATGTTGTCGACTATCTTGATTTTTATTGGAAAGATTATCATTGGCCAGCATTTAATTTAGCAGATAGCTCGATTTGTATTGGTGCTGCTATGCTGATTTTAGATGGTTTCCGGAAAAAGTAG
- the fkpB gene encoding FKBP-type peptidyl-prolyl cis-trans isomerase: protein MTITIQKDSSVALHFTIKLEDGSVADSTYQANKPARLVVGDGSLSDNFEKCLLGLKAGDKKSIALEAQDAFGLPNPDNIHHMERSRFVGQELEVGIIMAFSGPDGAEIPGIISEINGDSVTVDFNHPLSGQNVVFDVEILSVD, encoded by the coding sequence ATGACAATTACAATCCAAAAAGATAGTTCGGTAGCGCTGCATTTTACGATTAAGCTGGAGGATGGCTCTGTTGCTGATAGTACATATCAGGCCAATAAACCAGCACGGCTGGTCGTCGGTGACGGAAGTCTGAGTGACAATTTTGAAAAATGTCTGTTGGGATTAAAAGCCGGTGATAAAAAGTCGATTGCTCTTGAAGCTCAGGATGCATTCGGACTTCCAAATCCGGATAATATCCACCACATGGAGCGGAGCCGCTTTGTTGGGCAGGAACTGGAAGTCGGTATCATCATGGCATTCAGTGGACCTGATGGTGCAGAAATTCCGGGAATTATTTCAGAAATAAACGGGGATTCTGTCACTGTTGATTTTAATCACCCTTTATCCGGACAGAATGTTGTGTTTGATGTTGAAATTTTGTCGGTTGATTAA
- the ispH gene encoding 4-hydroxy-3-methylbut-2-enyl diphosphate reductase, translating to MKILLANPRGFCAGVDRAISIVERALSIYQPPIYVRHEVVHNRFVVEDLKQRGAVFVEELHEVPDNNIVIFSAHGVSQAVRNEAKSRDLTVFDATCPLVTKVHMEVARASRKSMEVVLIGHAGHPEVEGTMGQYSSETGGMYLVENTEDVMKLKSVVKQPDNLHYVSQTTLSVDETADVIEKLREVFPEIQGPRKDDICYATQNRQDAVRMLARQVDIMIVVGSRNSSNSTRLKELAEKLGTQGYLTDRPEDIDASWFRDVKTIGVTAGASAPEELVNQILERIQSLGATSVEEISGREENMFFEVPKELQVRQVI from the coding sequence ATGAAAATATTATTAGCAAACCCACGGGGGTTCTGTGCCGGTGTTGATCGGGCGATTAGTATCGTTGAACGGGCATTATCTATCTATCAGCCACCGATTTATGTTCGCCATGAAGTGGTTCATAATCGGTTTGTTGTTGAAGACCTGAAACAGAGAGGCGCTGTTTTTGTTGAAGAGCTCCATGAAGTGCCTGACAATAATATTGTTATTTTTTCTGCCCACGGAGTTTCTCAGGCTGTCAGAAATGAAGCAAAAAGCCGGGATTTAACGGTTTTCGACGCCACTTGTCCTTTGGTGACTAAGGTTCATATGGAGGTTGCCCGTGCCAGCCGGAAGAGCATGGAAGTTGTTTTGATCGGACATGCAGGTCATCCTGAAGTAGAAGGCACTATGGGACAGTATTCCAGTGAAACTGGCGGTATGTATCTGGTTGAAAATACAGAAGATGTTATGAAACTGAAATCTGTGGTTAAGCAGCCTGATAATCTTCATTATGTCAGTCAGACTACACTATCTGTCGATGAAACGGCTGATGTCATTGAAAAGCTCAGGGAAGTTTTTCCTGAGATACAAGGGCCAAGAAAAGATGATATCTGTTACGCAACGCAAAACCGCCAGGATGCGGTGAGAATGCTTGCCCGACAGGTTGATATTATGATCGTTGTCGGTTCTCGTAATTCATCTAACTCGACCCGGTTGAAAGAACTGGCTGAAAAGCTGGGAACCCAAGGGTATTTAACCGATCGTCCCGAAGATATTGATGCTTCATGGTTCCGGGATGTGAAGACGATAGGTGTGACAGCTGGTGCATCAGCACCTGAAGAACTGGTCAATCAAATTTTAGAGCGGATTCAGTCTTTGGGAGCGACATCAGTTGAAGAAATTTCCGGAAGGGAAGAGAATATGTTTTTTGAAGTTCCCAAAGAACTGCAGGTCAGGCAGGTTATATAA
- a CDS encoding carbon starvation CstA family protein: protein MWWFLICLAALIGGYFIYGSFIERIFGINEKRATPAYTQQDGVDYVPLPTSKVYLVQLLNIAGVGPIFGPIMGALYGPAALLWIVIGSIFAGAVHDYFSGMLSIRNNGASVPSITGKYLGNSPRHFMNVFAIILLVLVGVVFVSAPAGMLTNLINEQTSLHLGTGAMVVIIFAYYILATIVPVDKIIGRLYPVFGALLIFMSVGLMTAISFSGEHTIMPGFQFGDMFSNLNPHDMPLWPALFITIACGAISGFHATQSPLMARCMENEKNGRFVFYGAMIGEGIIALIWCTISLSFFDSVDGLADAVSHGGPGNVVYTSSFGLLGVFGGILAFLGVVILPITSGDTAFRSSRLILAEYFNLEQKTLKSRLMMAMPLFVIGGILTQVDFGIIWRYFGFANQSTAVIMLWTASAYLIRHQKLHWITSIPALFMTTVCISFILSSQTLGFGLPMQISTILGFIGSVAVLAYVIKVAGKHKNLSHSDKATDNLTRIT from the coding sequence ATGTGGTGGTTTTTGATATGTCTTGCCGCATTAATCGGCGGTTATTTCATTTACGGATCCTTTATTGAAAGAATCTTTGGTATTAATGAAAAGCGGGCGACACCAGCATATACACAGCAGGATGGTGTTGATTATGTTCCACTTCCAACCTCAAAAGTCTATTTAGTTCAACTTCTTAACATTGCGGGAGTCGGCCCTATTTTTGGCCCCATCATGGGTGCCTTATATGGTCCTGCCGCCTTACTGTGGATTGTCATTGGCAGTATCTTTGCCGGCGCTGTTCATGATTACTTCTCAGGCATGCTATCAATCAGAAATAACGGAGCGTCTGTACCCAGCATAACAGGAAAGTATCTGGGGAATAGTCCGAGGCACTTCATGAATGTCTTCGCGATTATCCTGTTGGTTCTGGTCGGTGTCGTATTTGTTTCTGCACCTGCGGGTATGCTGACAAACCTAATCAATGAGCAGACTTCGCTTCACCTTGGAACCGGGGCCATGGTTGTCATCATTTTTGCCTACTACATTCTCGCAACGATTGTTCCGGTCGATAAAATTATCGGAAGACTATATCCGGTATTTGGCGCATTGTTAATTTTCATGTCTGTCGGCCTGATGACCGCCATATCGTTCTCCGGTGAACATACGATCATGCCCGGATTTCAGTTTGGTGATATGTTCAGTAATTTGAACCCTCATGACATGCCGCTCTGGCCAGCGTTGTTTATTACCATTGCATGTGGTGCAATTTCGGGCTTTCACGCAACACAATCGCCATTGATGGCAAGATGTATGGAGAATGAAAAGAACGGACGGTTTGTCTTTTATGGTGCCATGATTGGTGAAGGGATTATCGCACTCATCTGGTGTACTATTTCTCTTTCGTTCTTTGACTCAGTCGATGGGCTCGCCGATGCCGTCAGCCACGGAGGTCCGGGAAACGTAGTTTATACCTCATCGTTTGGATTGCTAGGGGTATTTGGCGGTATCCTTGCCTTCCTGGGTGTCGTTATTCTGCCGATTACTTCAGGAGATACAGCATTCCGTTCAAGCCGCCTTATTCTTGCTGAGTACTTTAACCTTGAGCAAAAAACATTGAAGAGCCGCCTGATGATGGCCATGCCACTCTTTGTTATTGGCGGAATACTCACTCAAGTTGACTTTGGTATTATCTGGAGATACTTCGGTTTTGCGAATCAAAGCACTGCAGTCATTATGCTATGGACAGCTTCTGCATATCTGATTCGACATCAAAAATTGCATTGGATTACATCCATTCCAGCGCTCTTTATGACGACAGTTTGTATCAGTTTTATCCTGAGCAGTCAGACTTTAGGGTTTGGACTACCTATGCAAATATCAACGATTCTTGGCTTTATCGGCTCTGTCGCTGTATTGGCATATGTGATCAAAGTTGCAGGAAAACACAAAAACCTGAGTCATTCAGACAAAGCAACGGACAATCTGACCAGAATCACTTAG
- a CDS encoding DUF2799 domain-containing protein has protein sequence MKNPVWFIVIVLFISGCSASDPDGAQGKNWYQAGYRDGVAGHHQRTYKVLSALDVTQQSDYDKGYTDGVKVFCNPDFAYQIGLSGQYYDGICDGTANGNRFRLEWRRGWQQFTQ, from the coding sequence ATGAAAAACCCAGTTTGGTTCATTGTCATTGTATTGTTTATCTCGGGGTGTTCGGCTTCTGATCCAGATGGAGCACAAGGGAAAAACTGGTATCAGGCTGGATATCGTGATGGTGTTGCCGGCCATCATCAGAGGACTTATAAAGTATTATCTGCTTTGGATGTGACCCAACAATCGGATTACGACAAAGGTTATACAGATGGGGTGAAGGTTTTCTGTAATCCTGATTTTGCATACCAGATTGGACTTTCAGGGCAGTATTATGACGGAATTTGTGACGGGACTGCAAATGGCAACCGCTTCCGGCTCGAATGGCGTCGCGGCTGGCAGCAGTTCACTCAGTAA
- the murQ gene encoding N-acetylmuramic acid 6-phosphate etherase, whose product MTNDALLSALSQLISEERNPETMDIDLLSTSAILKRLNQQDKLVPFAVEKEIPQIAAAVDLITEAFRQGGRLIYTGAGTSGRLGVLDAAECPPTFGVSDNMVIGLIAGGKEAMFKAQEGAEDSFAAAANDLKKINFNQKDILIGIAASGRTPYVLGALDYGNHTGAHTIAISCNPDSPAAATAEIAISPVVGPEALSGSTRLKSGTAQKLVLNMLTTASMIRLGKSYQNLMVDVQATNKKLEARAIRIVMQATDCDKSTAEKLLAISQNNAKIAILMQLTSMNYQEAVETLSQSQGFLRKAIQRSSDE is encoded by the coding sequence ATGACAAATGATGCATTACTCTCAGCGCTTTCACAGCTGATTTCTGAAGAACGTAATCCGGAAACAATGGATATCGATCTGCTGTCTACATCAGCCATTCTGAAAAGACTGAATCAACAGGATAAACTGGTTCCCTTTGCAGTTGAAAAAGAAATTCCTCAGATTGCAGCCGCTGTGGATTTAATCACTGAAGCATTCAGACAAGGAGGCCGGCTTATCTACACTGGTGCAGGTACAAGTGGTCGTCTGGGTGTACTGGATGCAGCCGAGTGCCCACCAACATTTGGCGTATCAGATAATATGGTCATTGGATTAATCGCCGGTGGAAAAGAAGCGATGTTTAAGGCGCAAGAGGGAGCAGAAGATTCATTCGCAGCTGCTGCCAATGATCTGAAAAAAATAAATTTTAATCAGAAAGATATTCTCATTGGAATTGCAGCAAGTGGCAGAACGCCCTATGTATTAGGCGCACTGGATTATGGCAATCACACTGGCGCTCATACAATCGCAATTTCCTGTAATCCAGACTCACCAGCTGCCGCAACGGCAGAAATAGCCATATCTCCGGTTGTCGGACCGGAAGCATTATCCGGGTCAACCCGCTTAAAATCCGGCACAGCACAAAAACTGGTTCTCAACATGCTCACGACCGCCAGTATGATTCGTCTGGGCAAGAGCTATCAAAACCTGATGGTTGATGTACAGGCCACCAACAAAAAGCTGGAAGCCAGAGCAATAAGAATTGTAATGCAGGCAACTGACTGTGATAAATCAACAGCAGAAAAGCTACTCGCTATCAGTCAGAACAATGCAAAGATAGCCATACTGATGCAGCTCACCAGTATGAATTATCAGGAAGCTGTTGAAACTTTATCCCAATCGCAAGGTTTCCTGAGAAAAGCAATTCAACGTTCGTCTGATGAATAA